In the Ictalurus furcatus strain D&B chromosome 13, Billie_1.0, whole genome shotgun sequence genome, CACCCAAATAAAAAACACCcaagtcagtttttttttttgtaaggacaGGCCAGAAATTCTCTTGAACATGTTCATATAGCCtgatcagctataacattaaaatctctgaccggtgaagtgaataacatttgaTTGTCTCGTTACAATGGTACCTGTCAAGGAGTGTGATGTATTAGgcaacaagtgaacagtcagttttcggagtgttggaagcaggaaaaatgggcaagcgtaagtatctgagcgactttgacaaggggcaaattgtgatggttagaggtggaccatggagcaatggaagaaggtggcctggtctgatgaatcatgttttcttttacatcatgtggatggccttgtgtgtgcgtcgcttacctggagaagagatggcaccaggatgcactatgggaagaaggcaagctgactgaggaagtgtgatgctctgagcaaaattttctgctgggaaaccttgggtcctggcattcatgtggatgttactttgacacgtaccacctacctaaacattgtcaCAGTaaaagtacaccccttcatggcaatgttATTCCCTAATGACAGCggcctctttcagcaagataatgTCTCCTGCCACACTGTAAAAATTGTTtaggaatggtttgaagaacatgacaaagagttcatgCTGTTGACTTGGCCACCAAAtcccccagatctcaatctgaccgagcatctgtgggatgttctggacaaacgaGTCTGAttcatggaggccccacctcgcaaattacaggacttaaaggatcttgtgctaacatcttggtgcaagataccacagcacaccttcaaagatcttgtggagtccatgcctcgacgggtcagagctgtttcggCAGCACAatggggacctacacaatattaggcaggtggttttaatgttctttctgatcagtgtatattctTCAGGAGTGAGCAAAGACTTCTGGATTGTGCTCATATGAAGTGGTACATTTAGAGATGCATTCATAGTTGGAAGACATCATTAAGTTAGTAGCTGATTGTGCTACTTCTGTGTTTTGACATGGTTTAAATTCAGTCTGAAactatactgtttaaaaaaaaaataattataattgtcTCAGTATAACTTTATTTCGTGGTGTTTTTTGTGGTCCCCCCCCCGAAAACCTGTtcactttatttacattaatcaCATCATATTCATAGAAGGGGGCACAGTGGCGCAGCCTCTCTGATCCAGGATCCCTGgcttgatcctgagctcaggttactgtctgtgtgcatgttctccacatgtccACCTTgattttctctgggttctccggtttcactgaaaaataaaacagtaggtgGATTAGCTATGCTAAAATTGCCtttaagtgtgaatgtgtgtgcgcgtagTAGGGCTAGGTATTGCAACCAATTTGGCGattcgattcttatttatatggtttcgaTTCTATTTTGATTCAATATTGATTaggtataaatattttatttaaaatgttagttttgccgACATGGAatccatattttaatataattgcTGGTAACTGAAAACCTCCTACTtggctatattactgaaatacacatttacaattGTTTctttactttgagtaacaaacattgtaacaggaaatcataaatatgtgcacacAAGGTAAGCTCAAACTGcacattaaaaccatttaaatgtgcaacagtgaaattcatgaacaacttgaaacatgtttaagaaataaatccgttttcaaaattcaaaacatgaaagatggTGACATGTTCATGATGAGAGGTGAACTACAGATAATatcctctcaagtaaagcaTGCACATTAAGAATATATCATTTATATCGTTTATATATATTGGAGATCGATTAAAATCGGAGAATTAGTATTTTTTTACCCAGCCTTAGTGCATAGTGTATTCCTACCACGCTTCCAGTGTTCTATGGATAGATCCAGATCCACCTGGACTCTGAGCggaaagcatttactgaagatggagTGAAtcacttactgaaaatgaatacatATTCATTTTAAGATTTATATTAGACACTGAACCACTAATTCTTACTGTTAGAGCATGCACAGACCATTGTTTTAAAGAGTTTTATAGGTTTCATATAATTCATATGTGGCTATACAAAAAGTGTGACCAGAGCTATATGCGGAGGAAACAGCATGATGAATAAAATTAACATCCAGAATGCCTCGTATTTGCTAGGTGGTGTTCATGGTGGATCGTTTAACACTGTTAAGGGGACtgcattatgtacagtatagtgttaGTAAGTGGAatttgtttctgtaggattgCTTGAATAACCTGAGTATTCCTCAGTCTGTGCAGATTCAATTTAGATAAGATGATACTATATTTTATCCTAATTAAATAGCTCACAGGATCTGAATAAATTTAGGTCATTCTGTTTATTAGAGGTGAGTCGATTGATCGGCTATGCCTATTAATCAGCACCGATAACCGAACGCTGGAACTATCTATTGGCAAAATCCACACCAATAGTTTTTAACAGTTGCATCCATTGTGGGAGCAGCTGAGAatggtccgctgtcattatacagtacaagagcTGGCcctagaggcaaaataaaaatttatcaCTGGcaaattttgttgttatttgaagtttaaaaaaaaagtattcatttTGGTGTCtcctattgttattgttatttggagtgttactttttgtttcagtttgaatgcatatcttcttttatttactttaatatttatgaataattgttatatataaatatttagttatttcatttaaaaagactacagtacattttcatggtacagtcggtactgtttatttttactgtttagGTTCAGCAAtagtttatttttagttatttttttcattcagtatcagttttaatcagtttattaatTGGATATTggcaggtaccgcccaacttGGTTATCagtatctgtaaaatccactatcagtcgactgtttatatatttactgtaacCCAGTGCTCTCCCTGATGGCAGATGTCCACCTTCTAGCAGGTGTTTGTTTGATTCCACCCCACTAGATGGTAGTATTTTCTTAAAAAGGCTCACACACAATGTCAACACAACACATTCACCTGCTTGGtttctgctgtgtgtttgtctgttgtTTGTCAGGGTACCTCAAGCAAAGTTTCtaaaattcattaataattgtttaaataGTTTTCCCCTCAGCTATATTCAATACAAATCAACAGAGGTTCTAATCGAATGTCAATGAGTGGGACAGTAGTAGCTCAGCAGTTAAGCTGCTATACTAATGTCCTGAAGTTTTTACTTCAAGTTTCAAAGCTCTTAACCCTTTAACTATTGTGTTCTATGCTTGGATGAGTAATTTTGCATAAAATCTtttcccaaataaataaataaaaatcaacaataATATTAAAAGCGAATATTTTTACTTCATAGTGGTAAAAAGTGAAGAAACTGAACAGATGCAAATAACTGATCTTTCTTAATATGGTTTAAATCTTAAGCCTGTCAGTTTTCCTCTGGAGGCTAGCCCACTGTCTAGATAGATTTAATTTGTACTGAATAATTCTGAATGAGTGAGGTTTTTATGGAGAGGGTGGCTTTTCATGGTGGATGAGACAATTATAAAGTTGCAAGTACATTAAGATTGTACATCAGCTTTGAGTATTCAACAACACCATggtatgaaaatgttttaatatgtgGTTGGAGTTTTATTGTGCATTAGTTGAAGAATCACTTACTTGATGTATTTAATAGGTTCCTTCAGGTGAGATTGCCATGGTCGAGGAGCAACTGCGAGATGTGAGTCGACAAACAGCATGACCCTtagattttcttttctgttgctGTTCAGTATAGTTGAACTCATTACCTGCCGACATCTGTTTTATTTCCCCCTGTGCAAGGCTCTGGAAAAAAATCAGCACTGGCTTGTTTATGACCAGCAGAGAGAGGCCTATGTTCAGGGGATTCTGGCCAGAAGTGCAGAGCTCGAGCAGCAGTTAAACCAAGCCAAGCAAACACTAGAACAGCAGCACAAAGAGACCAATTCAGAAGGTAGGGCCTCACTAAAAATCCCATTTCAGTAGGAAGTGATGTCACTGGAGTGAATCCCCTTCTTTTACATCCTACGAGAAACTCTGCATCTACAGGTGTTTTTAAAGGTCCACTTCAAATCTGCTCTTTTTCTTAGCAGTGACCATGTTCTTCGCTGTAACTGCATTATCAATTGGTCATTGATGGTTAGTAAATTATTCTAGCTGACATGTCAAGTTGTCTTATCTACATGGTCCACAAAGATCATTCAGCATGTTAACTTCAGATCAATTCAGCTAGTGCaatatacaacaaaaaaaaagctaaagggCAGGGACATTTTTTCCTAGAAAAGTAGGTTGCAAAATACAAACATCTACAGCAGTGTATCAACCGTAAGGCGCAACAGTAAATACATGTAATGGACTACAGTGGACAGGACTGAGATTAATATACAGTAGGTCTTTAGAGTGTAGTATAGTTAGGCAGTGAGACTTGAACTATATTTGTTCTATGTTAACGCTTCTTACCAGAGGCTGCATGTTTTGGGGGTGCCCAGGTTCAGCATTGATTTTATTTGAGATGTCACACCCCACAGTAGTGATTAATGGCTCAAATGAAtgtagacactcagggctttaagaatttgcagtatTTCATaagtttttggggggttttttgcaCCTAGCCTATTgggtttaaatattataattttattgtctGTACCAGTGTTAgtatggagaggtgtgaattgtttgcacAGCAGGAGGCTtgcacccctcccctttcccatcactcacctcaccagcagctaaacacatgatactctacacacagaaacccaacagtgtcctgactaatcttataacggacaacaaaaaactattttttgtttatactgattgagaAAGTCTAAGTCGGTAGTTAACATTACATAAACAAGATCATGCTATGTACTCCCAATTATCTTGCATTATTAACCATGTTCGCTTAACTTGAGCCTTTATTTAAAGGTTAATGGGTGCTTAAAGTTTTTCTTCATGAAAGGTAATTCATGAAACttcatgaaaggtaatattcaGAGGTCTGTGTTTCTGACTACCATGATCCAGGTCAGTCATCTGCCTCCATGCAGCAGGAGAAGAAGCTGCaggagagccagagagagatggaggaggaatgCAAAAGGGCAAGCCGCCTACAGGCCGAGCTGGTGGAGCTGAAAGCCAAGTATGAAGAGAAGAGCCGTGAGGTGGTGCGAGCCCAGGAGGAGCTGCAAGAGGAGCGGAGAAGTGGCCGACAGACTTTAGCAGAGGAAAGGAAGCTGAACACCGCGCGAGTAGCCAGACTGCAATGCGAGATAGAGGTGGCTAATGTAAGGCTTgaggaggaaaagaagagaGCTGCTGAGCTGCTACTGCAGGTACGCTGGTCAGAGCAGCATGGGCAGTACAGTAATGttacatttgtaataaatacagtttttagGTGTAAATATATTGTGTTCGTATCAATGAGAATGTTGGAAAACATCAAGTGATTGTATCTTATGTTCTTCCAAGTATCTTTTCAGTCCATGCATTGCACGTCGTGTGTATAGTACAGGTCAATTACACTGTCCCTGTCTCACCTACAAGTATAATGGTTTCTCCTTTGAAAGGTCAACCTTGTTCAGAAATCTCTACTGGCTCAGCATGAAAATCAGAAAAGAATGGCTGTTTTAGAGCAACAGGTACAAGATTTTGCTTCAGTGAACCTTTATAATACCAGAGAGATGATGGAACGATTCTCTAAAGCATTTCCAACTTTATTTGGCAGATCCAGTTGTCTGCTAGAGATTTTGAGAACGAGAAACTGGACCGACAAAGTGTACAGCACCAACTCCACAAAGTGCTGAAGGAGCTTCGCAAGGCTAGAGACCAAATCACATGCTTGGAGTCAGCAGTAAGTCCACTTTCACCACAGATGATTGATCAGACCATCTTGGCTCTTGTATGGGTTGATTTTAGTTAATTTGCCATGTTATTCAGAATGTAGCAGGTGTTCTGATGGAGAATCAGTGGTTCTAAACTGACACAAAACCCTATTAGTCTCTTTAGCAAGACACTTGATCCTTAACTCTTCAAttgtatgtttatgttcatatttatattcagtaTCACGTTTGGGGTAAAGTTGATTTTATAAGTAAATCAAAAAGTAATTCAGTTAATCCAAATcaattaactttttatttatttattttatataaaaatttaaagaaaCCGCAGCGAGAAACTCGGTTCTCTGAGCCAAGCTCATACACCAGGCTGGATTTGGATAAGAGGACCAGTCAGGACCGTATCCTGAACCCCACATCTCCATTAAAGAGCTCCAACACATTGGATGAGAGCTTTCTGGAGTGTCCCAACTGCAGGGCCTCATACCCTGTCAGCCAGCACAGAGAGCTCCTTGCACATCTTGACTACTGCTTTAATTAAGGGATTAAGGCTTGATATTGcttatattttccattttccccccttttttatgtctttgtatcagatttttttatttttgtattccaAAGAGAATTTagaatgttgttttttcatttagttttgGATTAATCAATGGTGTGCTTGATAGGCCTTTGAGTATTTGCAAAGCTATTGCCTTTCCATTAATGTGGAGCATAATTAAAATACATGTTAACTTATGTTAGTTATTTTTGGGTAACTCTGTAATGTACGGAAGTGTCAAGTTTTCTTACCTAGTATCACCTCAAAGGTGTTGAAGTGGCACAGGATACACTCACTTTCAGTAGTCTGTCCTGATGCTGGAAATCAGATCTGTCTTGAATTAGGCTGCATGTGTGTAAATCCTTGTATTAGACCTATTTAAAGCATGGAGATTACTGAGACTGCAGGGGAAAGGAGGCTAAGGATTTCTCAATTCAGAAAATACACCCAGGTGGGATCCCTCACATATAGCTGCCAAGTAAGGTTAAGCAGAAAAAGCCTTATgatctttttatctttttattttaagtaaattgtatgtatgtgtaaagCTTTTGTGGtgacaaaaaatgtcattttataacATTTGTTATTGTATAATGCATTTCTACACCAGAACATTATGTTCAGACTTCCACTATAACTTCAGGGaccaggaaaaagaaaaacagcactGCTGCCAGTAAACAGCAAAGTAAATAGTAACCTCCCCTTACATTAAACGTCTGGATTGGTGGTGctattaaccctttcatgcaatGTTGTCCAAGCTCTTAAGTGCTCTGGTCATAGTGCTGTATGTTGATTAAATTAGCCATGAGACCCAACCATATCcaacatgaacattttattttaaaaagttcagGTTAACTAATACAACCATAGTAGAAGAGTCGTTATACACTTATTAATGCTACAGTTCTGTTTTGGATAATGAATTACATTCATAATATTTGATATTCATTTACACTTGTATTgacatgaaaattaaaaaaggcTATTGATAATCCTTGAGTAGGATGGAATCAGGCATCACAGAAACCTGCAAAAATTGAGAAAAATGTGTAGTAATCCAATAGATTAGCATCATATCAGTTAAGTGGTGTGTTgggtatgttttatttataagccATGGTCATGACATTCACAAACTGTCACTCACCGTTGTGGGCAACCCGCCTGTATTTGCCGAGAAGACAGATCTCTTGCTTCTTCTGTGTCACAATAATTTGGTCCTCAGGCCTCAAGCCATTTGGGTGGCGGGAGAAAATAAAGGAGTAGCCATCCAGGCATGTGCCATCTGTGTCCAGCTCTCTGCAGGCATAGTGCACGGCGTAGTTGTCATAATCGGTATCAATGACCCAGTGGTCATCATCTGATGGGACAGTCAGAAACAAGACAAGAGTTCAACCTTGAGCCAAGAATAGGGTTAAAGTACAAAATTTGCAGCGATGTGAGCTTTCAACATTTGTGCttgtttttaatcttttttttttttccttttttaatgaTCTCCCAGATAAACATGACAATGTTTATTGCAATGTGCTTAAAATCACCTAAAATCATTGTTACACCTCTAGGTGAGAAAAGTCCTCATATGACCAGACATCCTTGAAACTTTTCTTTGCATAAGTCAAAGTGAACAACTCTAGTTTCACTTACATCCACTCTGGAGATATGTAGCTGCACCCCAGTATTTCAGCTTGAACTTGGCAGGGTCTGGGGTTTCTTCAAAAGAGGCAAACATGATGGCACATGTCTCCCAGTTACTGAAAttggaaaagaagaaagagataATTAAATTTACAAGTGTGATTAATGAAATTGAAactttggaaaatgttttgaacTAACTTCAGAATGATGACTCTGCCATAAGCACTGGCTGTCATTCTGCCATCGATGTCCACTTTGTAAGTGGCAGCAACGTTATCCAGAAGGAAAAGTCCTGATGGGTCTTTCTTTGCTACAGCGTACCATGTTCCTTGgaactgcaacacacacacagtaaattgTGACCACAGAATGGCAACACACTAACAGAAAACTCTTTCAAAAGTACAAATGAAGaatgaatagattttttttttttaaacaagaaacTTTACTTACCCTGTACTTGTCAAAGTCCTCCTTTACTGGGATGTTGCTAACTTGACAATCTTGTGCCCAGCTTATGGCCAGGACACAAAGAGCAATTGTGAGCCTCAGCATGTTGCTGTGTCTATAAGATCTGAAACAGCATGAAAGTTAGGATGACATGGATTTTTAGAAGGACCCCCATTAAATCAATAGACTGCTACAAAGACCACAGATGTTCTACATATATTCTTTCTGATTTGTCCAAACAGTAAAGTAATAGCCTAGCAGAAGTTTCCAGAGAATAATTAGATTAGACCATAGCTTACCAGACGTATTGGATGAGTATCAGTGCAACGCTGTTACAGACTGAGCTTATATAGGGCTGACTCTGTAGACAATTTCGCAATCCCACCCAGAAACTGAAAACACACTCtccaagcattttttttcattggacagtattttttttgcataactGCAAGAGTCTCATATATCCAACAAAACTTGATTTGACCATTTTGTCCCTCCCCAGAGAACTTGCATAACTGTGTTGCAAAACATTATAAGTAATAAGACATCTGGAAAACACCACTTCGTATTAATCATTGTTCCTGTCCATATGATCTATGTTTTTCCTCTGTTATTATTTGCAAATCTTTCAGTCAAGTCAAACTCtttctttcagaaataaaaatgcattcagccaaatgaACGGACAACACGATTCTGCTGTTTTTTGAGCTCTTTTATACCTACCCATCCCCACAAACACCCCCAGACACGTTCATCCACATACAACAGTTTCACAGACTTTGAAAGTGTCCTGGACTCAGATTTCTCATGTCTGTGTTCCAGCATATATACTCACAAGCAGTTTCAGAACAATGCTCGGAGTTCCTTTAttcactgggggaaaaaaacactggcTGCATGTTCTGACTTGTGCTGCCTGTTTCAGTGCTCATGTTTACCATATTTTAAACGTGTGTATCATTGAGCAGGTGTTCTCTCCTGCTCAAAGATACACACAACTTACAGGTTTATTGGGGAAAATATGTTGCTTATAGCAGAGATCCTTGCATGCCTTACATCTTgctaaaagtattaaaaagacCGCTCACACCTTTCATTATAGTGTACCAATATGAATGTAAACAGATaatcattcaattcaattcaattttatttgtaaagtgcttttaacaatggacattgtctcaaagcagctttacagaaacatataaacacaggatacagatatTACATGTGTGAATTTaaccctaatgagcaagccgatggcgacggtggcaaggaaaaactccctaagatgaaatgaggaagaaaccttgagaggaacccgactcagaagggaacccgtcctcatctgggtaacaacggatagtatgaaagtaaaagaaagttcattagggttttaatatgaagtctgttttgttgaactactCCACTGTTCATTAAAGGAGAtttgcatgtggtaattgcagccCTAAGACCATAGTTCCCAGCGACCACAGCgaaaatgtccatgtggaaattaggtccaaaaccatttccatgttacttcaagtggtaccatcctaagcaatctccagacTGTACTgcttggggtcatcctcagtggcagaatgtagcctccagttgatgagagctccatccagaggtagggcatcaggatggatcaggcaggtccggagagcagaaagggtcaggatcactggcatctccataacatcatgtgtggcttgacagaaggagaaagggaggtaaagagagagagagagattgttaggtatgcttactatcccataatggataagactgtgtatgttgcgtaaaagaaagtctattcatggtaagcttgagtaaacacatATGTTTTCAGcgtagacttaaacactgagactgtgtctgagtcccgaacactaattggaaggctgttccataactgtggggctttgtaagagaaagctcttccccttgCTGTAGTCTTCGCTAttcaatttaccaacaaatagcctgtacctttgatctaagtaggtgtggtggatcataaaagaccaaaagttcactcaggtactgtggcgtgagaccattcagtgctttataggtcagtagtagtattttataatcaatgcaaaattttactgggagccaatgcagtgttgataagatcggggtgatgtggtcgtatcttctggttccagtaaggactcttgcaaactgcattttggactaactggagcttgtttattcTCCTAGTGGAACAACCAGACAGTAACGCATTACAGCAGTCTagcctagaggtgacgaaagcatgaacaattttttctgcatcatgtagtgacaatatatttcttatcttagcaatatttctgagatgaaagaaggctatcctagtaatattatctacatgaaagACTgtagtcaataatcacaccaaggtcttttactgctgcacatgatgaaacagaaagaccatccagagtaactatgtggtcag is a window encoding:
- the cep55l gene encoding centrosomal protein of 55 kDa → MMASKGAKETFANKLGFKSSGSKAVEAELEKLKKENAQLKKTLDEISKRNGRHHLTRPDSDKAKLLERILSLETLRERNAQQLLAKEQEISSMRQQLQAEGGEVVASLQNLLDQKRQEAEHREKLFQNLSQETEDLKNKYLAVTAKCQTLEKHSTDMQVPSGEIAMVEEQLRDALEKNQHWLVYDQQREAYVQGILARSAELEQQLNQAKQTLEQQHKETNSEGQSSASMQQEKKLQESQREMEEECKRASRLQAELVELKAKYEEKSREVVRAQEELQEERRSGRQTLAEERKLNTARVARLQCEIEVANVRLEEEKKRAAELLLQVNLVQKSLLAQHENQKRMAVLEQQIQLSARDFENEKLDRQSVQHQLHKVLKELRKARDQITCLESAKPQRETRFSEPSSYTRLDLDKRTSQDRILNPTSPLKSSNTLDESFLECPNCRASYPVSQHRELLAHLDYCFN
- the rbp4 gene encoding retinol-binding protein 4, whose protein sequence is MLRLTIALCVLAISWAQDCQVSNIPVKEDFDKYRFQGTWYAVAKKDPSGLFLLDNVAATYKVDIDGRMTASAYGRVIILNNWETCAIMFASFEETPDPAKFKLKYWGAATYLQSGYDDHWVIDTDYDNYAVHYACRELDTDGTCLDGYSFIFSRHPNGLRPEDQIIVTQKKQEICLLGKYRRVAHNGFCDA